A stretch of the Massilia sp. W12 genome encodes the following:
- a CDS encoding amino acid adenylation domain-containing protein: MAEHTDTQSTAAPDGAPSAGGQNVRKELARFLLEQVKQKHLPKEQALSFLEELAKTPPPGKSAAQEEQIAIIGMACRFPHADDKWQFWQRLAAGQSCIGAFPARRRDLLGALDNYETPLFDGGFLQDVERFDHEYFQIPPVVARSMDPYQRLLLEVLVETMEDAGYHKEALYGAPVGIFVGNDHTHRLVNSYLNFIREIDFNAITGSWTAVLASRLSYLFNFKGPALVTDTACSSGLVALDQACKALRNGDCETALVGAANLFFTPAKGLVGEIENTDYKVRAFDKGASGTVWGEGVAAVMLKPLSAALRDGDCIHAIVKGLAVNNDGASNGLTAPSAKAQKEVLSQAWRRAGIDPQQISYIETHGTGTQLGDPIEIKGISGAFEQFGARRQFCGIGSVKTNIGHTVGVAGLASLIKVVMALQQRQLPPSLNFEQPNPFIDFAASPVYVVDHLQDWPQSATPRLAGISSFSLSGTNCHVLLEEAPAQPRAAEHARAELLILSARSPELLAQSLQRWLDWLQAGHDFALADLCFTAAIGREQQACRAILPLTPDSGRSELISGLQTLLSALQDGAQHAQLQRSPAKPDAGALSAMRAERNDVLPAARAGDAAALTRLGQLWLAGVPVKWEELYQGRPCRRISLPGQVFVAHHFWDRPAAVRGAAAPVAKAEAKNDDWVQEALQAPCRLAPQQMPAQDGPAWQALAWVWSEALGYPQVKLEDDFYALGGDSIIGLKIIHVINTACALELTIADLMSAPSLGAFGAKLLAEHNFASRLQQPQAAQDLIAPAQPIGHDAAGRPQYALSRAQTRMLLIERIAPGASAYNVHALVRLEQMPDLKQTEQLLAQLIARHDVLRCAYDSQSGDLRQTLYAAHELPPCQPILHHITPAAGQSVEQALHAAARAAVQPFDLRQPPLLRLHFFLSPDGACHMLLDMHHIATDGSSMGVLIAEFMALQAGHSLPALPCQYQDFAAWQNQRFLDGAYAAQQAYWLERFAGEIPVLDLQTDYPRPAWQDFKGARLARVLPPELAQGLRHTARAHGASLFMCLLAGFYAMLWRVGAGADLVLGAPVAGRTRHELHSLQGMFVNTLALRQDVQEADSFASLLARVRSNVMQALAQQDYPYDELVEHLQLPRNAGRNPLFDIYFVLQNEDMGLESGSVSSVSFDNGSAKFDITVILREAADGLHLEWEYATSLFAADSMQRMMDWYERILRQVIQDAQIPLQALELLNAPERQHLLEELNDCASAFPRHATLAQLFAQQAARTPQAIALDDGAQRLTYAELDARSNRLAHWLRQAGVAPGELAALQFEPGFAMIESMLALFKIGAAYLPLELDSPRERCHDILQQAGVKRLLCGAELQPLGEGLGLEVIRPELLELQAHPASAPACDANGESLAYVIFTSGSTGKPKGTLIRHMSATRVVCETNYINLSEQDCLLHASSYAFDGSIFNIWAALLHGGRLRLPGRKELTDMPRLAQIIESSGVSVFFMTTALFNALLDCNAQALRGVRHVLTGGEAASLRHMRRACELLGPGGLIHVYGPTETTVFATAYPVLEASFPRHSVPIGRPLANTRCLVLDGQMRPQPYGVTGELYIGGPGVSLGYLGQPEITAQKFVDDPWRPGEKLYASGDLVKWVDQGVLQFLGRRDHQVKIRGYRIELGEIEAVLLQHAQVKECLVTADANAEGRRSLAAWVVPQDAAHVQQADWLMQVRRHVAALLPEYMRPSAWCVLAAFPLNPNGKIDRRALPPALAGAGESQTAPRNALEQSLAQAFASALGVEQVGIEQNFFELGGDSIKAIQICARLQDQGLQVQVAQLFQTPTIAELAVSLPPPANENAAAGVLPDVPALCAWRSLSESRRQGLQAWQLRIPLSELPAQDVLQQALDWLWRRQPALRLRLQEQGAAWAAVGPDAHAPLHSFAAALPALDDEAAQAPLRAALDLSLAQPDGASAVFGLWRAPDRAGAESGMLWLLHPLACDGPGLDLLYADWQACLQAAQDGQSEPPARPAELAAAGQALHSWAQEQALEALDFWGRLQELGAICTPRALRSFARHSFSQALPAALCDDLQHDALRAYTSSTQDLALAALAQALQAWAEIEYCHVLLQTDARAASALRKYKAGPGPLQLPYPLPLSFEADCAQQIRSCKQTQREYEEQGAAWAALRYLNPACPQPHASWLAAWHPQVALQILAPQAGRQVAAPLLMHYLHALELEVVLDLARAQVQVHVSAQLAKRADKLPGLLAQALQSVATHCLAQQGSEKSASDFSSKLAADELDGIFSDLNMN; the protein is encoded by the coding sequence ATGGCCGAACATACCGATACCCAGTCCACTGCGGCGCCCGATGGGGCGCCAAGCGCCGGCGGGCAAAATGTGCGCAAAGAATTGGCGCGCTTTTTGTTGGAGCAAGTTAAACAAAAACACTTGCCCAAAGAGCAGGCCCTGAGTTTTCTGGAAGAGCTGGCGAAAACCCCGCCCCCCGGAAAAAGCGCGGCGCAGGAAGAACAAATCGCCATCATCGGCATGGCCTGCCGCTTTCCGCATGCTGACGATAAATGGCAATTCTGGCAGCGTTTGGCTGCCGGCCAGTCTTGCATCGGCGCGTTTCCGGCGCGCCGGCGCGATTTGTTAGGCGCGCTGGACAACTATGAAACGCCGCTGTTTGACGGCGGTTTTTTGCAGGATGTGGAAAGGTTTGACCACGAATACTTCCAGATTCCGCCGGTGGTGGCGCGCAGCATGGACCCCTACCAGCGCTTATTGCTGGAAGTGCTGGTGGAAACCATGGAAGACGCCGGCTATCACAAGGAAGCGCTGTATGGCGCCCCGGTTGGCATTTTTGTCGGCAATGACCACACCCATCGCCTGGTGAATTCCTATCTGAACTTCATCCGCGAGATTGATTTCAATGCGATTACCGGCTCCTGGACAGCGGTGCTGGCCAGCCGCCTGTCGTATCTGTTCAATTTTAAAGGCCCGGCGCTGGTCACCGACACCGCCTGCTCTTCCGGTCTGGTGGCCTTGGATCAGGCTTGCAAAGCGCTGCGCAATGGCGATTGCGAAACCGCGCTGGTGGGTGCGGCGAATCTGTTTTTCACTCCGGCCAAGGGCTTGGTGGGGGAAATTGAAAACACCGATTACAAGGTGCGCGCATTTGACAAAGGCGCCAGCGGCACGGTGTGGGGCGAAGGGGTGGCGGCGGTCATGCTCAAACCCTTATCCGCCGCGCTGCGCGATGGCGATTGCATTCACGCCATTGTCAAAGGACTGGCGGTGAATAATGACGGGGCCTCAAACGGCTTGACCGCGCCCAGCGCGAAAGCGCAAAAAGAAGTCTTGAGCCAGGCCTGGCGGCGCGCCGGCATTGATCCGCAGCAGATTTCTTATATCGAAACCCATGGCACCGGCACGCAATTGGGCGACCCGATTGAAATCAAGGGCATCAGCGGGGCCTTTGAACAATTCGGCGCACGCCGCCAGTTTTGCGGCATCGGCTCGGTCAAAACCAATATCGGCCACACGGTTGGCGTAGCCGGTCTGGCTTCGCTGATCAAGGTGGTGATGGCGCTGCAACAACGCCAATTGCCGCCCAGCTTAAACTTTGAGCAACCTAACCCTTTTATCGACTTCGCCGCCAGCCCGGTGTATGTGGTCGATCATTTGCAAGACTGGCCGCAAAGCGCCACGCCGCGTTTAGCCGGCATCAGTTCCTTCAGCCTGTCCGGCACGAATTGCCATGTTTTGCTGGAAGAAGCGCCGGCGCAGCCGCGCGCAGCCGAACACGCACGCGCCGAACTCTTGATTTTGTCCGCGCGCAGCCCTGAACTGTTGGCGCAAAGCCTGCAACGCTGGCTCGATTGGTTGCAAGCCGGACATGATTTCGCCCTGGCGGATCTGTGTTTTACCGCCGCCATCGGCCGCGAGCAGCAAGCTTGCCGCGCCATTCTGCCGCTCACACCAGACAGCGGGCGCAGTGAACTGATAAGCGGCTTGCAAACGCTGCTGAGCGCTTTACAAGACGGCGCACAACATGCACAGCTGCAACGCAGCCCGGCCAAGCCGGACGCTGGCGCACTCTCGGCCATGCGCGCCGAGCGCAATGATGTGCTGCCGGCAGCACGCGCCGGCGACGCCGCCGCCTTGACCCGTCTGGGCCAATTATGGCTGGCAGGCGTCCCGGTGAAATGGGAAGAACTGTACCAGGGCCGGCCCTGCCGCCGCATCAGCCTGCCCGGCCAGGTTTTCGTCGCCCATCATTTCTGGGACAGACCGGCAGCGGTGCGCGGGGCCGCTGCGCCCGTCGCCAAAGCAGAAGCCAAAAATGATGACTGGGTGCAGGAAGCCTTGCAAGCGCCATGCCGCTTAGCGCCGCAGCAAATGCCGGCGCAGGATGGCCCCGCCTGGCAGGCCCTGGCCTGGGTCTGGAGCGAAGCGCTGGGTTATCCGCAAGTCAAGCTGGAAGATGATTTTTACGCACTCGGCGGCGATTCCATCATCGGCTTGAAAATCATTCATGTCATCAACACCGCCTGCGCGCTGGAATTGACGATTGCCGATTTGATGAGCGCGCCCAGCCTGGGCGCGTTTGGCGCCAAACTGCTGGCCGAACACAACTTCGCCAGCCGTCTGCAACAGCCGCAGGCCGCACAAGACCTGATCGCGCCGGCCCAGCCGATTGGCCATGACGCCGCCGGCCGCCCGCAATACGCCCTGTCGCGTGCGCAAACGCGCATGCTCTTGATCGAACGGATTGCGCCCGGCGCCAGCGCCTACAATGTGCACGCCCTGGTGCGGCTGGAACAGATGCCGGATCTGAAGCAAACAGAACAACTGCTGGCGCAATTGATTGCGCGCCACGATGTGCTGCGCTGCGCCTATGACAGCCAAAGCGGCGACTTGCGTCAAACCCTGTACGCAGCGCATGAGCTGCCGCCCTGCCAGCCGATTTTGCACCACATCACCCCGGCTGCCGGGCAAAGCGTGGAACAGGCTTTGCACGCCGCCGCACGCGCAGCGGTGCAACCGTTTGATCTGCGCCAGCCGCCTTTGCTGCGTTTGCATTTCTTCCTGTCCCCGGATGGGGCATGCCATATGTTGCTGGACATGCACCACATCGCCACCGATGGCAGTTCGATGGGCGTGCTGATCGCCGAATTCATGGCCTTGCAAGCCGGCCACAGCCTGCCCGCCCTGCCCTGCCAATATCAGGATTTCGCCGCCTGGCAAAACCAGCGTTTCCTGGATGGCGCATATGCCGCGCAGCAGGCGTATTGGCTGGAACGCTTTGCCGGCGAGATTCCGGTGCTGGATTTGCAAACCGATTACCCGCGCCCGGCCTGGCAGGATTTCAAAGGCGCGCGCTTAGCCCGCGTCTTGCCGCCGGAGCTGGCGCAAGGTTTGCGCCACACCGCGCGCGCGCATGGGGCCAGCCTGTTCATGTGTTTATTGGCCGGTTTTTACGCCATGCTGTGGCGCGTCGGGGCCGGCGCCGATCTGGTCTTGGGCGCGCCGGTGGCCGGTCGCACCCGGCATGAGTTGCACAGCCTGCAAGGCATGTTCGTCAACACCCTGGCGCTGCGCCAGGATGTGCAGGAAGCGGACAGCTTCGCCAGCTTGCTGGCGCGGGTGCGCAGCAATGTCATGCAAGCCCTGGCGCAGCAGGATTATCCGTATGACGAACTGGTGGAGCATTTGCAGCTGCCGCGAAATGCAGGCCGCAATCCCCTGTTTGATATTTACTTCGTGCTGCAAAACGAAGATATGGGTTTGGAGAGCGGCAGCGTATCGAGCGTCAGCTTTGATAATGGCAGCGCGAAATTTGACATCACCGTGATCTTGCGTGAAGCCGCTGACGGCTTGCATCTGGAGTGGGAATACGCCACCAGCTTATTCGCCGCTGACAGCATGCAGCGCATGATGGATTGGTATGAACGGATCTTGCGTCAAGTCATACAAGACGCACAAATTCCTTTGCAAGCGCTGGAATTGCTGAATGCGCCCGAACGCCAGCATCTGCTGGAAGAACTCAACGACTGCGCCAGCGCCTTCCCGCGCCACGCCACGCTGGCGCAATTGTTTGCGCAGCAGGCCGCGCGCACACCGCAGGCGATTGCGCTGGACGATGGCGCGCAGCGCCTGACTTACGCCGAGCTGGACGCGCGCAGCAACCGTCTGGCGCACTGGCTGCGGCAAGCCGGCGTGGCGCCGGGCGAATTAGCGGCGCTGCAGTTTGAGCCTGGCTTCGCCATGATTGAAAGCATGCTGGCGCTGTTTAAAATCGGGGCCGCCTATCTGCCGCTGGAATTGGACAGCCCGCGCGAGCGCTGCCACGATATTTTGCAACAGGCCGGCGTCAAACGCCTGCTGTGCGGGGCTGAGCTGCAGCCGCTGGGCGAGGGCCTGGGCCTGGAAGTGATCCGCCCGGAACTGCTGGAGCTGCAAGCCCATCCCGCCAGCGCGCCCGCTTGCGATGCGAATGGCGAAAGCCTGGCGTATGTGATTTTCACGTCCGGCTCGACCGGCAAGCCGAAAGGCACGCTGATCCGCCACATGAGCGCAACGCGCGTGGTGTGCGAGACCAATTACATCAATTTGAGCGAACAGGATTGCCTGCTGCACGCCTCCAGCTATGCCTTTGACGGCTCGATTTTCAATATCTGGGCCGCGCTCTTGCACGGCGGCCGCCTGCGCCTGCCGGGACGTAAAGAACTGACCGATATGCCGCGCTTGGCGCAGATTATCGAAAGCAGCGGCGTGAGCGTGTTTTTCATGACCACCGCGCTGTTCAACGCCTTGCTTGACTGCAATGCGCAAGCGCTGCGCGGAGTGCGCCATGTGCTGACCGGGGGCGAAGCGGCTTCGCTGCGGCATATGCGGCGCGCCTGCGAACTGCTGGGGCCGGGCGGCTTGATCCATGTGTATGGGCCGACCGAAACCACGGTATTCGCCACCGCTTACCCGGTGCTGGAAGCCAGCTTCCCGCGCCACAGTGTGCCGATCGGACGGCCTTTGGCGAATACCCGCTGCCTGGTGCTGGATGGGCAGATGCGGCCGCAACCGTATGGCGTGACCGGCGAACTGTACATCGGCGGGCCTGGCGTTTCGCTTGGCTATCTGGGCCAGCCTGAGATCACCGCGCAAAAATTTGTCGATGATCCCTGGCGCCCCGGTGAAAAGCTGTACGCCAGCGGCGACCTGGTGAAATGGGTGGATCAGGGCGTGCTGCAATTTTTGGGACGGCGCGATCATCAAGTCAAGATTCGCGGCTACCGCATTGAACTGGGCGAAATTGAAGCCGTGCTGCTGCAGCACGCGCAAGTCAAGGAATGTCTGGTGACGGCGGATGCGAACGCGGAAGGACGGCGCAGTCTGGCCGCTTGGGTCGTGCCGCAAGATGCGGCGCATGTGCAGCAAGCCGACTGGCTGATGCAAGTGCGGCGCCATGTGGCCGCCCTGCTGCCGGAATATATGCGCCCCTCGGCCTGGTGTGTGCTGGCGGCCTTCCCCCTGAACCCGAATGGCAAAATCGACCGCCGCGCCTTGCCGCCGGCGCTGGCCGGGGCCGGCGAAAGCCAAACCGCGCCGCGCAATGCGCTCGAACAAAGCCTGGCGCAAGCCTTCGCCAGCGCGCTGGGCGTGGAGCAGGTCGGGATTGAGCAAAACTTTTTTGAACTGGGCGGCGATTCGATCAAGGCGATTCAAATCTGCGCCCGCCTGCAGGATCAGGGCCTGCAAGTGCAGGTCGCACAACTGTTCCAAACCCCGACGATTGCCGAATTGGCCGTCAGCCTGCCGCCGCCGGCCAATGAAAACGCGGCCGCCGGCGTCCTGCCGGATGTGCCGGCGCTGTGCGCCTGGCGCAGCCTGAGCGAAAGCCGGCGCCAGGGGCTGCAAGCCTGGCAGCTGCGCATCCCGCTGTCAGAATTGCCGGCGCAGGACGTGTTGCAACAGGCGTTGGACTGGCTGTGGCGGCGCCAGCCGGCTTTGCGTCTGCGCCTGCAGGAACAGGGCGCGGCCTGGGCTGCCGTGGGGCCGGATGCGCACGCGCCCCTGCACAGCTTTGCCGCCGCGCTGCCGGCCTTGGATGATGAGGCCGCCCAGGCGCCCTTGCGCGCCGCCCTGGATCTCAGTCTGGCGCAGCCGGATGGCGCCAGCGCGGTGTTTGGTCTGTGGCGCGCGCCGGATCGCGCCGGCGCTGAGAGCGGCATGCTGTGGCTGCTGCATCCGCTGGCGTGCGACGGCCCGGGCCTGGATTTGCTGTACGCCGATTGGCAAGCCTGTCTGCAAGCGGCGCAAGACGGACAAAGCGAACCGCCTGCGCGCCCTGCCGAATTGGCTGCCGCCGGCCAAGCTCTGCACAGCTGGGCGCAGGAACAAGCGCTGGAGGCGCTCGATTTCTGGGGCCGCCTGCAAGAACTGGGCGCCATCTGCACCCCGCGCGCGCTGCGCAGTTTTGCGCGCCACAGTTTCAGCCAGGCGCTGCCGGCGGCCCTGTGCGACGATTTGCAACACGATGCGCTGCGCGCTTACACCAGCAGCACCCAGGATCTGGCGCTGGCGGCCTTGGCGCAAGCGCTGCAAGCCTGGGCGGAAATCGAATACTGCCATGTGCTGCTGCAAACCGATGCGCGCGCCGCAAGCGCCTTGCGCAAATACAAAGCCGGCCCCGGCCCGCTGCAACTGCCCTACCCGCTGCCGCTGAGCTTTGAGGCCGATTGCGCGCAGCAGATCCGCAGCTGCAAACAGACCCAGCGCGAGTATGAAGAGCAAGGCGCCGCCTGGGCCGCGCTGCGTTATCTGAATCCGGCCTGCCCGCAGCCGCATGCCAGCTGGCTGGCGGCCTGGCATCCGCAAGTCGCGCTGCAAATCCTTGCGCCGCAAGCCGGGCGCCAAGTCGCCGCGCCGCTCTTGATGCATTACCTGCATGCGCTGGAGCTGGAAGTGGTGCTCGATCTGGCGCGCGCCCAGGTTCAGGTGCATGTCAGCGCGCAACTGGCCAAACGCGCCGATAAGCTGCCGGGCTTGCTGGCGCAAGCGCTGCAAAGCGTGGCGACGCATTGCTTAGCGCAGCAGGGCAGCGAAAAGAGCGCCAGCGACTTCAGCAGCAAGCTGGCGGCGGATGAACTCGACGGTATTTTTTCCGATTTGAATATGAACTAG